The Candidatus Zixiibacteriota bacterium genomic sequence GACTGTTGAGTTCCCATGTCAGGTTCTGGAATACATTACCCATGGCAACTACCCGGCGATAGCCTGTGGATGGATCGGCTGTTGGGGAGACGATATCAACCCCGCCCGATGTTGTTCCAACTCTCACGTTGTATGTAAGTCCGGTCGAGCCCGTTTCCAGATCGGATGCGGCCAGCCAGTTCAGCGTGACACTGTTGCCAGTCACTGTCGATTGAAGTGAGGTTGGGGGCGACGGCGGCGTATTGGCCGTCGTCACGTCATTGCGGTACAGCTCAGTGCCGAAATTGCCGGCATGCAGGGATGCTACCACAAAGTCAAGATCACCGTCGCGGTCGAAGTCACCCCAGGCCAGAGAGCCGCAACAGCCGAGATTAAGAGTGGTATCTAAAGGCGTAAAGGTAGAGTCTCCTTCGTACTTGTGAACACCGTCGATCCACGACGCATTGACCAGGACATCCAGATCACCGTCGTTATCACAATCACCCCAGGCGATAGAACTGCTCTCACCAGCGTCGGGTATGTTGGCGTGGATGTCGGTGAAAACATCGGAGCCGTCGTTGCGGTAAACGAAAGCGTGAATCATACCTCCGGTGCTGTCCAGTCCATCGACCAGAATGTCGAGATCGCCGTCACGGTCATAATCCCCCCAACGAGCCTGCCCGTCAAAAGTGCCGAAGTCGCCAATCCACAGGTGTTGGAACAGATCGTCGCCGTCATTACGGAAAACTACCGTCCGAGTATCCCAGAAACCGGCAGTGCCGGTGGTCAGGATGTCCAGATCGCCGTCGCTGTCGTAATCACCCCACTCGATGGAGCCGCGACTCAAACCCATTAGCCCGGCCTCAATATCTGTGAAAAGATCGCCCCCGTCATTTCGGTACACTCGGGCGATGTCCCTGGTCGGCCATCCGGCGTAACCCATTATGGCAAAATCCAAGTCGCCGTCATTGTCATAATCGGCCCAGTCGACTGCTCCCTGGTAGACACCAAGAACACTGATGTCGACCAATGTGAATATGTCGTTTCCGTCGTTTCGATAGACGACCGTCAGCCGGTCTTCGCCGATCTCAATGTTTGTGATGATGAAATCCAGATCACCGTCGTTATCGTAATCTCCCCAATCGACGCCGCCTTCGCTGACTTCGATGAACCCGGCGTCGATGTCGACGAATTCACTGTCGTCGTTGCGATACAGAATTGTCACATCGCCACCGCCCCCGTTGATCTTCCCGGTCAGCAGGAAATCCAGGTCGCCGTCGCCGTCGTAGTCGCCCCAGTCGGATGAGCTGCGAAACACATCGGCAAACAGCGGATCGACCGGAGTGAATGTCTGAGCATATACCGTTGCGCAGCAAGCCAGCGTTGTCAGCACCAGCATGGCTACCGAGCCGAGAGTCTTCATGGAAAAAC encodes the following:
- a CDS encoding FG-GAP-like repeat-containing protein is translated as MKTLGSVAMLVLTTLACCATVYAQTFTPVDPLFADVFRSSSDWGDYDGDGDLDFLLTGKINGGGGDVTILYRNDDSEFVDIDAGFIEVSEGGVDWGDYDNDGDLDFIITNIEIGEDRLTVVYRNDGNDIFTLVDISVLGVYQGAVDWADYDNDGDLDFAIMGYAGWPTRDIARVYRNDGGDLFTDIEAGLMGLSRGSIEWGDYDSDGDLDILTTGTAGFWDTRTVVFRNDGDDLFQHLWIGDFGTFDGQARWGDYDRDGDLDILVDGLDSTGGMIHAFVYRNDGSDVFTDIHANIPDAGESSSIAWGDCDNDGDLDVLVNASWIDGVHKYEGDSTFTPLDTTLNLGCCGSLAWGDFDRDGDLDFVVASLHAGNFGTELYRNDVTTANTPPSPPTSLQSTVTGNSVTLNWLAASDLETGSTGLTYNVRVGTTSGGVDIVSPTADPSTGYRRVVAMGNVFQNLTWELNSLPAGTYFWSVQAIDNNFEGSQFAVEQQFVVDYVCGDINNDGAGPDISDLVYLVDYMFTAGPPPPMMEAADVDGSGGIDIADLVYVVDYMFNGGPAPVCG